From one Acidobacteriota bacterium genomic stretch:
- a CDS encoding D-glycerate dehydrogenase, which produces MRPHILVTRDLPGPALRLLAESCEVDLNREERTLRKEEIVAMIPGKAGLLCTLSDRVDREVINAGKELKIIANYAVGINNIDVSYAKQNRIFVTNTPDVLTDATADIAWALILTLTRRIIPADRFTREGKFRGWAPGLFLGKSIQKKVLGIIGMGRIGKAVARRGVAFGMKVVYSDPNRLGGEEEKNLSIQYLPFQQLLRAADVLTLHLPLTEESRGLVGEKELASMKKGVFLINTARGEIVNEKALVRFLKSGHLAGAGLDVYEREPAMEEELKMMENVVLLPHIGSATVEVREKMAMVAAQNILAALRGEKPPNCVF; this is translated from the coding sequence ATGAGACCGCATATCCTCGTGACGAGAGATCTGCCGGGTCCTGCTCTCCGGCTCCTTGCCGAAAGCTGTGAGGTGGACCTGAACCGGGAGGAAAGAACGCTTCGAAAGGAAGAGATTGTTGCGATGATTCCGGGAAAAGCCGGCCTGCTCTGCACTCTCTCCGATAGAGTGGACAGGGAGGTGATCAATGCCGGCAAAGAGCTGAAGATCATCGCCAACTATGCCGTTGGAATCAACAACATCGATGTCAGCTATGCAAAGCAGAACAGAATCTTCGTGACGAATACACCCGATGTACTGACCGATGCTACGGCAGACATCGCCTGGGCGCTTATCCTCACACTTACGAGAAGGATCATTCCGGCAGACCGGTTTACCAGGGAGGGGAAATTCCGCGGATGGGCCCCGGGACTCTTTCTCGGCAAATCCATCCAGAAAAAAGTCCTTGGGATCATCGGGATGGGAAGGATCGGAAAGGCTGTGGCCCGGAGGGGAGTGGCATTTGGGATGAAAGTGGTTTACAGTGATCCAAACAGGCTCGGCGGCGAAGAAGAAAAAAATCTTAGTATTCAATACCTTCCGTTCCAACAGCTCCTTCGCGCTGCCGACGTGCTGACCCTCCATCTTCCTCTCACTGAAGAGAGTCGCGGACTGGTTGGAGAGAAAGAGCTTGCGAGCATGAAGAAAGGTGTCTTTCTCATCAATACGGCTCGGGGAGAGATCGTCAATGAGAAAGCCCTTGTGAGATTCCTCAAGAGTGGACATCTTGCCGGAGCCGGTCTCGATGTCTATGAGAGGGAACCGGCTATGGAAGAAGAGCTCAAGATGATGGAGAACGTCGTTCTTCTTCCCCACATAGGTAGCGCGACCGTTGAAGTCCGCGAAAAGATGGCAATGGTAGCAGCACAGAACATTCTTGCCGCTCTGAGAGGCGAGAAACCCCCCAACTGTGTCTTCTGA